A region of the Litchfieldia alkalitelluris genome:
AATCAAACGATTTGATGATCTTGATCAAAATATGGCATCATCGACAAATGAGAAAGTGGATCTTGCTATTAGTGGAAGCCGGCTTGGGAAAAAAGTGTTTGAATTACAGCATATATCAAAAAGCTTTGACCAAAATACTCTTATTAAAGATTTCACTTTTATTATTAAGCCTCGTGACAGGATTGGAATTGTTGGGAAAAATGGTAGTGGAAAATCAACCTTATTGAATATTCTTGCAGGAAACCTAAAGGTAGATCAAGGTATTATTGAGGTCGGACAAACTGTGAATGTCGGCTACTACACTCAGGAAAATAAGGACATGGATCTTACCAAAAGGATGATTGAATATATTAAAGAAAGTGCGGAAGCAATCCATACAACTGACGGTAAGTTTATATCTGCGGCCCAAATGTTAGAGCGTTTTCTTTTCCCTTCATCTACTCATGGTACACCTATTCATAAGCTTTCGGGTGGTGAACGAAGAAGACTTTATTTATTGAAGATTCTGATGAAAGAGCCCAATGTTCTATTGATGGATGAACCAACAAATGATCTAGATACGGAAACACTTACAGTTTTAGAGGATTATCTTGAGGATTTTCCTGGTGTGGTAATTACGGTTTCACATGACCGTTACTTTTTGGATAAGATTGCTGAACAGCTCCTCATATTTGAAACTGCTGGTGAAATTAAAGGATACTTTGGTCTCTATTCGGAGTATTTAGAAGATGTTCTTATAAAACAAGAATTATCTACAACTAAGAATGTTATTCCCGATAAACCGAAAACAGAAGAAAAGACAAAGAAAAAGAAACTTTCTTACAATGAGCAAAAAGAGTGGGATGAAATAGAAAGTAAAATCGCTGAACAGGAAGAGAAATGTGCGAATTTATTGAATGAGATAGAATCAGCTGGTAGTGATTATCAGAAAGCGCAACAGTTTATGAGTGAACATGAAAAAGAAAATAAAGTACTAGAACAATTAATTGAACGGTGGAGTGAACTTTCCGATATAGTTGAAAATCTATAATAAGGTCCAAAATATACATGCTAAGCTGACCCTATGTTCAGAGTCAGCTTAGGATGTATAAGTGCTATCAAAACAATCATGGTTTTTACCTATTTATATTGAACTATTCTTTTAGCACCCAAGTACCGTTCCTTCCAGTAGGTCATACTCATTTTGGTTACGGTTACACCTCGAGTTGAGTCGGTATGTATAAACTTTCCGTCTCCAATATAAATCCCTGCATGTGATGGTCCTTTTCTGTAAGTTTGAAAAAATACAATATCGCCAACACTAATTTTATTAACCGAAGTACCATAATTCCAAAGTTCATTAACTGTCCGCGGAATGTTCATTCCCTTCTGTGCAAATACATATTTTAAGAATCCGCTACAATCGAAACCTCCAGAACTAGTTCCACCCCAAACATAAGGTGTTCCAATATGATTCATTGCAACATTTACTATTGATGTATCGACAGAATACTTTACTTCTTTAGGTACTTTCTTCTCATTTATAGCCTTTGGCTGCTTCTGAGAAGTTGAAGTATTTGTTGGTGTGACTTGGGTACTTGGTGAACTCGTACTTGTAATCGTATTAATTGTTACTCCTTTGACATTCTTGTTTTTTAACAAATGCTTTGTCGTCTCATCTGTAGCTTCACCAGTCACATCCAACTGGTATTTTTTTTGATAATTGATCAGAGCTCCTTCAGTTATTTTTCCAAAGATACCATCAATATTCCCGTGATAATAACCAAGTCTTTGCAGTTTTGTTTGCAACTGTTCTACTTCAGGTCCTTCATCTCCAAATGACAATGTTTTAGGTTTAGGTTTAATTAATAATTCGTTCAGCTTTTCTAATGTTTCCGCGCCAGCAATTCCATCAACTTTCAAATCATTTTTGAGTTGGAATTTTCTAACTGCTTCTCTTGTATTTGGGCCATAATATCCATCAATTTGTTCATAATAAAAATTGAATTTCATTAGTTCTAATTGTAAGGTTCTAACACTATTACCGGTGTGCCCATATCTAAGCGTTTTTTCTAGATTAAAATAATCATTATAAAAGCTTTCAGGTGTAAGTGAATCTTGATTAGTTGCTTCAGTGCTTTCTGGTGTCGCAAAAAAGAGACCAGCTGCCGCGACGGAAGTCACTAATAAGGCCTCTTTCTTACTTATAGGCTTTCCCATATGATGTATCCTCCTTGGTGTGTTAGATAAAGGCTGTTCCTTCAAACTTGTT
Encoded here:
- a CDS encoding ABC-F family ATP-binding cassette domain-containing protein; amino-acid sequence: MKLLTVENVSKNYSDKQLFDEISFSITDNERIGIIGINGTGKSTLLKVIAGIEELDSGQITHSKGYTISYLAQQPDFVENNTVLEQVFHGDTPLIRLLKEYEEKMLLLDENPLDEKVQNDLYSLQQRMDLMGAWEANSNAKAVLTKFGISDFSKEVGTLSGGQKKRIALAQSLIQTPDLLILDEPTNHLDFETINWLEDYLSKYNGALLIVTHDRYFLDRVTNRIIEIDNGQIYNYQGNYGAFLEAKALRIEQEAASEQKMQNLYRRELAWIRRGAKARTTKQKARIKRFDDLDQNMASSTNEKVDLAISGSRLGKKVFELQHISKSFDQNTLIKDFTFIIKPRDRIGIVGKNGSGKSTLLNILAGNLKVDQGIIEVGQTVNVGYYTQENKDMDLTKRMIEYIKESAEAIHTTDGKFISAAQMLERFLFPSSTHGTPIHKLSGGERRRLYLLKILMKEPNVLLMDEPTNDLDTETLTVLEDYLEDFPGVVITVSHDRYFLDKIAEQLLIFETAGEIKGYFGLYSEYLEDVLIKQELSTTKNVIPDKPKTEEKTKKKKLSYNEQKEWDEIESKIAEQEEKCANLLNEIESAGSDYQKAQQFMSEHEKENKVLEQLIERWSELSDIVENL
- a CDS encoding C40 family peptidase; this encodes MGKPISKKEALLVTSVAAAGLFFATPESTEATNQDSLTPESFYNDYFNLEKTLRYGHTGNSVRTLQLELMKFNFYYEQIDGYYGPNTREAVRKFQLKNDLKVDGIAGAETLEKLNELLIKPKPKTLSFGDEGPEVEQLQTKLQRLGYYHGNIDGIFGKITEGALINYQKKYQLDVTGEATDETTKHLLKNKNVKGVTINTITSTSSPSTQVTPTNTSTSQKQPKAINEKKVPKEVKYSVDTSIVNVAMNHIGTPYVWGGTSSGGFDCSGFLKYVFAQKGMNIPRTVNELWNYGTSVNKISVGDIVFFQTYRKGPSHAGIYIGDGKFIHTDSTRGVTVTKMSMTYWKERYLGAKRIVQYK